A genomic window from Ischnura elegans chromosome 10, ioIscEleg1.1, whole genome shotgun sequence includes:
- the LOC124166821 gene encoding uncharacterized protein LOC124166821, translating into MAKWVIVKFLDSLDDEEAAFTFCVIPTSWLETDDGADYARWPPSTNSQKELKAIEKMIQDGTPACIEWPIHIVIEKTPEIVRTESPGEEVRSGDGESTNSHGMLQPPVGHGISSQGNDMEVL; encoded by the exons AT GGCAAAGTGGGTGATAGTCAAGTTTCTAGATTCGCTTGATGATGAGGAGGCTGCTTTTACGTTCTGTGTTATTCCGACGTCATGGCTGGAAACTGATGATGGGGCAGACTATGCCAGATGGCCTCCATCTACGAATTCCCAGAAGGAATTGAAAGCTATCGAAAAAATGATACAGGATGGTACCCCAGCATGTATTGAGTGGCCCATCCACATTGTTATTGAAAAAACTCCAGAAATTG TGAGAACAGAGAGTCCTGGAGAGGAGGTACGCAGTGGTGATGGAGAATCAACAAATAGTCACGGCATGTTACAGCCTCCAGTGGGACATGGCATCTCCTCTCAGGGTAATGATATGGAAGTGCTttag